A genomic stretch from Lathyrus oleraceus cultivar Zhongwan6 chromosome 2, CAAS_Psat_ZW6_1.0, whole genome shotgun sequence includes:
- the LOC127123248 gene encoding nuclear transcription factor Y subunit B-9-like, whose protein sequence is MADSDNASGGPHGGGSSTHDSEMSPSEKGKFFPIANVSRIMKKALPSKAKISKDAKRNGSRVRFRVHQLRHRRSLRQVPTREAEDDQQRRFALGYDNGLGCWWSGVCNGFQVGSPADV, encoded by the coding sequence ATGGCGGACTCCGACAATGCTTCTGGTGGTCCACACGGCGGCGGATCTAGCACTCACGACAGCGAGATGTCACCGAGCGAGAAAGGCAAGTTCTTTCCGATAGCGAATGTAAGCAGGATCATGAAGAAGGCACTTCCATCGAAAGCGAAGATCTCCAAGGACGCAAAAAGAAACGGTTCAAGAGTGCGTTTCAGAGTTCATCAGCTTCGTCACCGACGAAGCCTCCGACAAGTGCCAACGCGAGAAGCGGAAGACGATCAACAACGACGATTTGCCTTGGGCTATGACAACGGTTTGGGTTGTTGGTGGTCGGGGGTGTGTAACGGTTTCCAGGTGGGTTCACCGGCGGATGTTTGA
- the LOC127123246 gene encoding nuclear transcription factor Y subunit B-3-like has product MADSDNASGGPHGGGSSAHDSEMSTSEKEFISFVTSEASDKCQREKRKTINGDDFPWAMTTVLVVGGRGCVTVSRWVHRRMFDVDGGFWSLMVREGEGGWCGVGVVESESGGREICVSIRRRESASWPFIPVGGVNDISWK; this is encoded by the exons ATGGCGGACTCCGACAACGCTTCTGGTGGTCCACACGGCGGCGGATCTAGCGCTCACGACAGCGAGATGTCTACGAGCGAGAAAG AGTTCATCAGCTTCGTCACCAGTGAAGCCTCCGACAAGTGCCAACGCGAGAAGCGAAAGACAATCAACGGCGACGATTTTCCATGGGCGATGACAACGGTTTTGGTTGTTGGTGGTCGGGGGTGTGTAACGGTTTCCAGGTGGGTTCACCGGCGGATGTTTGATGTTGACGGTGGATTTTGGTCGTTGATGGTTCGTGAAGGTGAAGGAGGTTGGTGCGGCGTTGGGGTTGTTGAGAG TGAGAGCGGGGGAAGAGAGATTTGTGTGAGTATTAGAAGGAGAGAAAGTGCCAGCTGGCCTTTCATTCCCGTTGGAGGTGTTAATGATATTAGCTGGAAATGA
- the LOC127123247 gene encoding uncharacterized protein LOC127123247: protein MTLEQLEANQVSMRTDIDSIQAKMDHLLETMLLLAQKEKDVETSTEARRVAAQFGSPSLSIPGETDLNGNLAQPRGGPIPIPVPMVNMNPHEHSATSTRHGSVIGDEDPYDAFFMPQPAKPAIGDLPDPAVERLHALEEKFKSFEVHTTPRLDAVDMCLVPGLVIPQKFKVPNFDKYKGISCPRTHLRAYYRKVDAHIRNDQLLIHYFQDSLSRASLEWYMQLERGQVQSWRDLVEAFLRHYQYNTDLAPNAIMEGGGYRARPYCPMPYHQVAAVISTPYQPTYQQPYQQQYQQPYQKPTYQQQHQNQQQRAPPQLCPI from the exons atgacactcgaACAGCTTGAAGCCAACCAAGTTTCAATGAGGACAGACATTGACTCTATACAGGCAAAGATGGATCATTTACTTGAGACCATGTTGCTCTTAgcccagaaggagaaggatgTCGAGACTAGCACCGAAGCCAGAAGAGTTGCTGCTCAATTTGGATCACCATCGCTTAGCATCCCTGGAGAGACTGACCTTAATGGTAATCTTGCCCAGCCCAGAGGAGGACCGATCCCCATCCCTGTTCCCATGGTCAACATGAACCCCcatgagcattctgctacatctACTCGACACGGATCTGTGATAGGTGATGAAGATCCATATGACgccttcttcatgccacaaccaGCCAAACCTGCTATTGGAGATCTCCCGGACCCAGCTGTTGAGAGACTCCATGCTCTGGAAGAGAAATTCAAGTCCTTtgaggttcacactactccccGTTTGGACGCTGTCGACATGTGCTTGGTACCAGGTTTGGTGATTCcgcaaaaattcaaagtcccgaactttgacaagtacaaagggatTAGTTGCCCAAGAACTCACCTCAGAGCTTACTACCGCAAGGTGGATGCCCATATCcgtaatgatcaactcctgattcattacttccaagatagtctcaGTAGGGCATCTTTGGAGTGGTATATGCAGCTAGAGAGAGGTCAGGTCCAATCTTGGAGAGATCTCGTTGAAGCCTTCCTTAGGCATTACCAGTACAATACTGATCTAGCACCCAATGCCATAATGGAAGGAGGAGGATATAGGGCACGTCCATATTGTCCTATGCCTTATCACCAGGTCGCCGCTGTCATCTCAACACCATATCAACCAACATATCAGCAACCCtatcaacaacaatatcagcaGCCTTATCAAAAGCCAACttatcagcaacaacatcagaatCAACAACAACGTGCTCCACCACAAC TAtgtccgatttaa